A window of Pusillimonas sp. T7-7 contains these coding sequences:
- the rho gene encoding transcription termination factor Rho, producing the protein MHLTELKTQHVSKLLEMAAELEIDNASRLRKQELMFAIMKRRAKQGEQIFGDGVLEVLPDGFGFLRSPETSYLASPDDIYISPSQIRRFNLHTGDSIEGEVRTPKDGERYFALVKVDKVNGMQPETIKHRIMFDNLTPLHPDEVMTLERNIKSEENTTGRILDIFAPMGKGQRALIVASPKSGKTVMMQHIAHAISANYPDAIMIVMLVDERPEEVTEMQRTVRGEVVASTFDEPATRHVQVAEMVIEKAKRLVELKKDVVILLDSITRLARAYNTVVPASGKVLTGGVDANALQRPKRFFGAARNVEEGGSLTIIGTALVETGSRMDEVIYEEFKGTGNSEVHLERRLAEKRVYPAINLNKSGTRREELLIKPELLQKVWVLRKFIHDMDEIEAMEFILDKIRATKTNSEFFDMMKK; encoded by the coding sequence ATGCACCTCACCGAATTAAAAACACAGCACGTTTCCAAGCTGCTCGAAATGGCCGCCGAACTGGAAATCGACAACGCCAGCCGTCTGCGCAAACAGGAACTCATGTTTGCCATCATGAAACGGCGTGCCAAACAGGGCGAGCAAATATTTGGTGATGGTGTACTTGAAGTATTGCCTGACGGCTTCGGGTTCTTGCGTTCGCCTGAAACCTCGTACCTGGCCAGCCCCGACGATATCTATATCTCGCCTTCCCAGATCCGCCGATTCAACTTGCACACCGGCGATTCCATAGAAGGCGAAGTCCGGACGCCCAAAGATGGCGAGCGCTATTTCGCCCTGGTCAAGGTTGACAAGGTCAATGGCATGCAGCCCGAGACCATCAAGCATCGCATCATGTTTGATAACCTCACGCCCTTGCACCCAGACGAGGTCATGACGCTCGAGCGCAATATCAAAAGCGAAGAAAACACCACGGGCCGCATTCTGGACATCTTCGCACCCATGGGCAAAGGCCAGCGCGCCCTCATCGTCGCCAGCCCCAAGTCCGGCAAGACGGTCATGATGCAGCATATTGCCCATGCCATCAGCGCCAACTATCCCGACGCCATCATGATCGTCATGCTGGTCGACGAGCGGCCCGAAGAAGTCACAGAAATGCAACGCACCGTGCGTGGCGAAGTGGTGGCCTCCACCTTCGACGAACCCGCCACACGCCACGTCCAGGTCGCCGAGATGGTGATCGAAAAAGCCAAGCGGCTGGTCGAGCTCAAAAAAGATGTCGTCATCCTGCTCGACTCCATCACCCGTCTGGCACGCGCCTACAATACGGTCGTACCGGCTTCAGGCAAGGTGCTGACCGGCGGCGTTGACGCCAACGCACTGCAGCGGCCCAAACGCTTTTTTGGTGCTGCCCGCAACGTCGAAGAAGGCGGCTCGCTGACCATCATTGGTACAGCCCTGGTGGAAACCGGCAGCCGTATGGACGAGGTCATCTACGAAGAATTCAAAGGCACAGGCAACTCCGAGGTTCACCTCGAGCGGCGCCTGGCCGAAAAGCGTGTTTATCCGGCCATCAACCTGAACAAATCAGGCACACGCCGTGAAGAACTGCTTATCAAGCCCGAGCTTCTACAGAAAGTTTGGGTGCTTCGAAAGTTCATACACGACATGGACGAAATCGAAGCCATGGAGTTCATCCTCGACAAAATTCGCGCAACCAAAACAAACTCCGAATTTTTTGACATGATGAAAAAATAA
- a CDS encoding D-amino acid dehydrogenase, producing the protein MRIAVLGSGIIGVSTAWWLNQAGHDVIVIDRESGPAQETSRANGSQISVSYSEPWANPQAPLKLLRWLFQDDAPMLFRPQFDLRQWWWGLVFLRECLPGRVAPNIRAMVRMAEYSRNTLQGMRRELGIEYNHLERGILNFYRDQAGFENSQKMAGVMRDFGVDRRIVGTDEIVQIEPALERVRHTIVGGDYTAEDESGDIYLFTTALAEQARQAGVEFRFSTQIGRLLPAGGRIQGVEVINPDGLYETVRADAYVAALGSFTPALVTPLGVPCNVYPAKGYSATFDIVDPQAAPTVSLTDSAHKVVYARLGNQLRMAGTAELSGYSRALNTNRCENMAQLARELFPTALDFDNVRYWSGLRPTTPSNVPLIGRTKIQNLYLNTGHGSLGWTMGVGSGRALADLICGRKPEPDFPFLG; encoded by the coding sequence ATGAGAATTGCAGTGCTGGGTAGCGGCATTATCGGAGTATCTACAGCGTGGTGGCTGAATCAGGCGGGTCACGACGTGATCGTCATCGATCGTGAAAGCGGGCCCGCGCAAGAAACCAGTCGGGCCAACGGCAGCCAGATTTCAGTATCGTATTCCGAGCCCTGGGCCAATCCGCAGGCGCCGCTCAAGCTTTTGCGCTGGCTGTTTCAAGACGACGCTCCCATGCTGTTCAGGCCACAGTTCGACCTTAGGCAGTGGTGGTGGGGCCTGGTGTTCTTGCGTGAATGCCTGCCGGGGCGTGTGGCGCCCAATATACGCGCCATGGTGCGTATGGCTGAATATAGCCGCAACACTTTGCAGGGCATGCGCCGCGAATTGGGGATTGAATATAACCACCTTGAGCGGGGCATACTGAACTTCTACCGAGATCAGGCCGGGTTTGAAAACTCCCAGAAAATGGCAGGTGTGATGCGCGATTTCGGGGTAGACCGCCGCATTGTCGGCACCGATGAAATTGTGCAGATCGAACCCGCCCTGGAAAGAGTGCGCCACACCATTGTCGGTGGAGACTACACGGCTGAGGACGAGTCCGGCGATATTTACCTGTTTACGACGGCTTTGGCCGAGCAAGCACGCCAGGCCGGTGTGGAATTCCGGTTTTCCACGCAGATTGGCCGCTTGTTGCCGGCAGGCGGGCGGATACAGGGCGTCGAGGTCATCAATCCTGACGGCTTGTACGAAACGGTAAGGGCAGATGCCTATGTGGCTGCGCTGGGTTCGTTTACTCCTGCGCTTGTTACGCCGCTGGGCGTGCCATGCAATGTGTATCCCGCAAAAGGTTATTCAGCCACCTTCGATATAGTCGATCCGCAGGCTGCGCCCACGGTCAGCCTGACCGACAGTGCCCATAAGGTGGTGTATGCCCGCTTGGGTAATCAGCTGCGCATGGCGGGTACGGCCGAACTGTCGGGCTATTCGCGCGCACTTAATACAAACCGTTGCGAAAATATGGCTCAACTGGCCCGTGAGCTGTTCCCAACGGCCCTCGATTTTGATAATGTACGCTACTGGTCTGGACTGCGGCCAACAACGCCGTCCAATGTTCCACTCATAGGCAGAACTAAAATTCAGAATCTGTATCTGAATACCGGACACGGCTCTTTGGGCTGGACCATGGGCGTAGGT
- the trxA gene encoding thioredoxin TrxA codes for MSESIKHVSDASFEADVINSDVPVLVDYWAAWCGPCKMIAPLLDEAAKQYEGRVIIAKVDVDANPETAAKFGVRGIPTLMLFKDGKAAATKVGALSKSQLNAFLDESL; via the coding sequence ATGAGCGAATCCATCAAACACGTGAGCGACGCCTCATTCGAGGCTGACGTCATCAACTCCGACGTTCCTGTACTGGTCGACTATTGGGCTGCCTGGTGCGGCCCCTGCAAAATGATTGCGCCTTTGCTCGACGAAGCTGCCAAGCAATACGAAGGCCGTGTTATTATTGCCAAGGTCGACGTCGACGCAAACCCGGAAACAGCCGCCAAGTTCGGCGTTCGCGGCATCCCAACGCTTATGCTGTTTAAAGACGGCAAGGCAGCGGCCACCAAAGTCGGCGCACTATCCAAATCACAATTGAACGCATTCCTAGACGAATCGCTGTAA
- a CDS encoding CDP-6-deoxy-delta-3,4-glucoseen reductase translates to MSFKVAVQPSNHEFTVEEGQSVLDAALAAGIVLPYSCRNGACSTCKGKVLEGSYDAGSSPAQILAPEELEQGYTLFCQARPTSDLVIEAHEIRMASDIQIRKMPSRVMAMEQVAADVKVIKLQLPTADPFRYYAGQYLEFILKDGKRRSYSMATPPAESNLVELHIRHTPGGLFTDHVFAAGETQMKVREILRVEGPFGSFFLRDDSNKPLVFLASGTGFAPIKAIVERMVQEGITRPAVLYWGGRRPADLYMQEQARQWEQDLADFRFIPVISDAQAEDAWTGRTGFVHQAVMQDIPDLSAYQVYACGAPVMVDRARKDFIHQGGLPEEEFFADAFTTEADAA, encoded by the coding sequence ATGAGTTTCAAAGTCGCGGTTCAACCCAGCAATCATGAATTTACCGTTGAGGAAGGGCAGTCCGTACTGGATGCGGCCCTGGCTGCCGGCATAGTCCTGCCGTATAGCTGCCGAAATGGTGCATGTTCCACCTGCAAGGGTAAAGTGCTGGAAGGCTCTTACGATGCGGGATCCAGTCCGGCTCAAATTCTTGCCCCTGAAGAGCTGGAGCAAGGCTACACCCTGTTTTGTCAGGCGCGCCCGACCTCTGATCTGGTGATAGAGGCACATGAAATCCGTATGGCCAGCGATATTCAGATACGCAAAATGCCTTCGCGGGTCATGGCCATGGAGCAAGTGGCTGCTGACGTCAAGGTGATCAAGCTGCAGTTGCCGACGGCCGATCCTTTCCGTTATTACGCCGGGCAGTATCTTGAATTCATACTGAAAGATGGCAAGCGGCGCAGTTATTCCATGGCTACCCCTCCTGCTGAAAGCAATCTGGTCGAGCTGCATATCCGGCACACGCCTGGCGGGCTTTTTACCGACCATGTGTTCGCGGCGGGCGAAACACAAATGAAAGTGCGGGAAATCTTGCGTGTTGAGGGGCCTTTTGGTTCGTTTTTCCTGCGTGACGACAGCAACAAGCCTTTGGTGTTTCTGGCCAGCGGCACGGGTTTTGCACCCATCAAGGCCATTGTCGAACGTATGGTGCAAGAAGGTATCACACGGCCTGCTGTCCTTTATTGGGGTGGGCGTCGGCCGGCCGACCTGTATATGCAAGAGCAAGCCAGGCAGTGGGAACAGGACTTGGCGGATTTTCGCTTCATACCCGTGATTTCCGATGCGCAGGCCGAAGATGCCTGGACAGGGCGCACGGGTTTCGTGCACCAGGCGGTCATGCAAGACATTCCCGATCTGTCGGCGTATCAAGTTTATGCTTGTGGCGCCCCGGTCATGGTTGATCGTGCGCGTAAAGACTTCATACACCAGGGTGGCCTGCCGGAAGAAGAGTTCTTTGCCGACGCTTTCACCACCGAGGCCGACGCCGCTTAA
- the gdhA gene encoding NADP-specific glutamate dehydrogenase, producing the protein MTLPTLDQFLDQIQARDPHQPEFMQAVKEVMNSLWPFIERNPKYAEQGLLERLVEPERVIQFRISWVDDQGKVQTNRGFRIQHSSAIGPFKGGMRFHPSVNLSILKFLAFEQTFKNALTTLPMGGGKGGSDFDPKGKSDAEVMRFCQALIIELHRHLGPDTDVPAGDIGVGAREVGFMAGMMKKLSNSSASVFTGKGLSFGGSLIRPEATGYGTVYFAEEMLKHARQSLEGYTVSVSGSGNVAQYAIQKCMQLGAKVITVSDSHGSVVDKAGFTPEKLETLIRIKNEQRGRVEDYAKQFNLVYEAGKRPWHVPVDVALPCATQNELELEDAQALIRNGVRCVAEGANMPTSLEAVDAFLHAGILYAPGKASNAGGVAVSGLEMSQNAQRLHWTREQVDIKLHAIMRDIHENCVLHGGTQDDKVNYVNGANIAGFVKVADAMLQQGIY; encoded by the coding sequence ATGACACTACCTACTCTTGATCAGTTTCTTGACCAAATCCAGGCCCGCGATCCGCATCAACCGGAATTCATGCAGGCCGTGAAAGAAGTCATGAACAGTTTGTGGCCCTTCATCGAGCGCAACCCCAAATACGCCGAACAAGGGCTGCTGGAGCGCCTGGTCGAGCCCGAACGTGTCATCCAGTTTCGCATTTCTTGGGTTGATGACCAGGGTAAAGTACAAACCAACCGCGGTTTCCGTATTCAGCACAGTTCCGCCATCGGTCCGTTCAAGGGCGGCATGCGCTTCCACCCCTCGGTCAATCTGTCCATTCTCAAGTTCCTGGCCTTCGAACAGACGTTCAAGAATGCACTGACCACACTGCCTATGGGCGGCGGCAAAGGTGGTTCCGATTTCGACCCCAAAGGCAAATCCGATGCCGAGGTCATGCGTTTTTGCCAGGCATTGATTATCGAACTGCATCGTCACCTGGGTCCCGACACTGATGTGCCGGCAGGCGATATTGGCGTGGGTGCGCGCGAAGTCGGCTTCATGGCCGGCATGATGAAAAAGCTCTCGAACTCGTCAGCCAGTGTCTTTACAGGCAAAGGCTTGAGTTTTGGCGGCAGCCTGATACGTCCGGAAGCCACAGGTTACGGCACAGTGTACTTCGCAGAAGAAATGCTCAAGCACGCCCGTCAGTCCCTTGAAGGATATACGGTATCGGTGTCGGGTTCGGGCAATGTGGCCCAATATGCAATCCAGAAATGCATGCAATTGGGCGCCAAGGTCATCACGGTTTCGGATTCTCATGGTTCCGTCGTCGATAAGGCGGGCTTTACCCCAGAAAAACTTGAGACGCTCATACGCATCAAGAACGAACAGCGCGGCCGGGTCGAAGATTATGCCAAGCAGTTCAACCTGGTTTACGAGGCCGGTAAACGCCCTTGGCACGTACCTGTAGATGTCGCCCTGCCCTGCGCCACCCAGAACGAGCTTGAGCTCGAAGACGCCCAGGCCTTGATCCGCAATGGCGTGCGCTGTGTAGCCGAGGGCGCCAACATGCCCACCAGCCTCGAAGCAGTCGACGCTTTCCTTCATGCTGGCATTCTGTATGCTCCTGGCAAGGCCAGCAATGCCGGTGGTGTGGCCGTGTCGGGCTTGGAAATGAGCCAGAATGCACAAAGACTGCACTGGACCCGCGAGCAAGTCGACATCAAGCTGCACGCCATCATGCGTGACATTCATGAAAACTGCGTTTTGCACGGCGGCACCCAGGACGACAAGGTCAACTATGTGAACGGCGCCAATATTGCCGGTTTCGTCAAAGTGGCCGATGCCATGCTGCAGCAAGGCATCTACTAA
- the parC gene encoding DNA topoisomerase IV subunit A — translation MDSTQAGLFDGDQGGDDITLAQYAEQAYLDYAVSVVRGRALPEVADGQKPVQRRILYAMQAMGLGSGAKPVKSARVVGDVLGKYHPHGDQAAYDAMVRMAQDFVLRYPLVDGQGNFGSRDGDNAAAMRYTEARLTPFARVLLDELDEGTVDFVSNYDGSQKEPVLLPARLPVMLLNGASGIAVGMATEIPSHNLREVAQACVALIRNPKLPDEDLYTLVPGPDFAGGGQIISSAADIAHIYASGRGSIKARARWQFEELARGQWQLVVNELPPGTSSQKVLEEIEDRTNPKVKAGKKSLTSEQQQIKALMLGLLDAVRDESGKDAAVRLVFEPKTSRIDRDEFVNMLLAQTSMEGSVSINLVCIGTDGRPGQRALRQVLTEWLGFRAQTMTRRTQYRLDKVTDRIHVLEGRMVVYLNVDEVIQTIRESDEPRAALMQRFDLSERQAEDILEMRLRQLARLEGFKIEKELAAQRDEQAALRELLDNPSAFKRLMIKEIEADAKQYGDDRRTLIEVAERAVLENRVVEEPVTVIISQRGWLRSRQGHGHDASQFNFKAGDGLYDAIECLSTDELVAFSNTGRVYTVAVSSLPSARGDGQPVTSMMEVESGSRITHMIAGAAQQRYVLGTQAGYGFITTLKDLTTRQRAGKQFITLDDGDVLIKPLRLRDTDQHLAMLAKKGRFLVVALSELKRLSGGGRGTILMGLDAGDILAQWVPVGPDGILAKGVYRNRDIVETLSLDALGEYLGKRARKGKILSVKVKQPQLLSV, via the coding sequence ATGGATAGTACACAAGCAGGCCTGTTTGACGGTGATCAGGGCGGCGATGACATCACCCTGGCGCAATACGCCGAGCAGGCTTATCTGGACTACGCGGTTTCCGTAGTGCGCGGGCGAGCCCTGCCCGAGGTGGCCGACGGGCAAAAACCCGTGCAGCGGCGCATCCTGTATGCCATGCAGGCCATGGGCCTGGGGTCGGGCGCAAAGCCGGTCAAATCCGCCCGTGTGGTGGGTGACGTGCTGGGCAAGTATCACCCGCACGGCGATCAGGCGGCCTACGATGCCATGGTACGCATGGCGCAGGACTTTGTGCTGCGCTACCCCCTGGTCGACGGACAAGGCAATTTCGGTTCACGCGATGGCGATAACGCCGCTGCCATGCGCTATACCGAAGCGCGCCTGACGCCGTTTGCACGTGTTTTGCTGGATGAACTCGACGAAGGGACTGTCGATTTCGTATCCAATTACGATGGCAGCCAGAAAGAACCCGTGCTGTTGCCGGCGCGTCTGCCGGTCATGCTGCTGAATGGCGCCTCGGGTATTGCGGTGGGCATGGCAACCGAAATCCCGTCCCATAACCTGCGTGAAGTCGCCCAGGCTTGCGTGGCCTTGATACGCAACCCCAAGTTGCCGGACGAGGATTTGTACACGCTGGTGCCAGGCCCCGATTTTGCCGGTGGAGGCCAGATTATTTCCTCTGCGGCCGATATTGCGCATATCTATGCCAGCGGCCGGGGCTCAATCAAGGCCAGGGCGCGCTGGCAGTTCGAAGAACTGGCGCGTGGACAATGGCAACTGGTCGTCAACGAGCTGCCGCCGGGCACGTCTTCGCAAAAGGTGCTGGAAGAGATCGAAGACCGCACCAATCCCAAAGTCAAAGCTGGCAAGAAGAGCCTTACGTCCGAGCAGCAGCAAATCAAGGCATTGATGTTGGGCCTGCTGGACGCTGTACGCGACGAATCAGGCAAGGATGCAGCCGTACGCCTGGTGTTTGAACCCAAGACCAGCCGCATAGACCGCGACGAGTTCGTCAACATGCTGTTGGCGCAAACCAGCATGGAAGGCAGTGTTTCGATCAATCTGGTGTGCATAGGCACTGACGGGCGGCCCGGTCAGCGCGCCCTGCGCCAGGTGCTGACGGAATGGTTGGGTTTCCGTGCCCAGACCATGACGCGCCGGACGCAATATCGTCTGGACAAAGTCACCGACCGCATTCATGTGCTGGAAGGCCGCATGGTGGTCTACCTGAACGTGGACGAGGTCATTCAAACCATACGTGAATCGGACGAGCCCCGCGCGGCATTGATGCAGCGCTTTGATTTGAGCGAACGGCAAGCCGAAGACATCCTGGAAATGCGTTTGCGTCAATTGGCTCGTCTTGAAGGGTTCAAGATCGAGAAAGAGCTGGCCGCGCAACGTGATGAGCAGGCCGCCCTGCGTGAGTTGCTGGACAACCCCAGTGCGTTCAAGCGCCTGATGATCAAGGAAATCGAGGCAGACGCCAAGCAGTATGGCGACGACCGGCGCACATTGATCGAGGTGGCCGAGCGGGCGGTGCTTGAAAACCGGGTCGTTGAAGAACCCGTCACGGTGATTATTTCCCAGAGAGGGTGGCTGCGCAGCCGCCAGGGGCATGGCCACGACGCCAGTCAATTCAATTTCAAGGCCGGTGATGGCTTATACGATGCCATCGAGTGCCTGAGCACGGATGAGTTGGTTGCTTTCTCCAACACGGGTCGTGTTTATACCGTTGCCGTATCGAGCCTGCCTTCTGCGCGAGGAGATGGGCAGCCGGTGACTTCCATGATGGAAGTTGAGTCCGGCAGCCGCATTACGCATATGATTGCAGGGGCGGCGCAGCAGCGTTATGTGCTTGGCACACAGGCTGGCTATGGTTTTATCACTACCCTGAAAGACTTGACGACACGACAGCGTGCCGGCAAGCAATTCATTACGCTGGATGATGGTGATGTTCTGATCAAGCCCTTGCGCTTGCGTGATACCGATCAGCATCTGGCCATGCTGGCCAAAAAAGGCCGTTTTCTGGTGGTAGCGCTATCCGAGCTGAAACGCTTGTCTGGCGGGGGGCGCGGCACCATACTGATGGGGCTGGATGCGGGTGATATCCTGGCGCAATGGGTGCCTGTGGGACCAGATGGTATTTTGGCCAAAGGCGTGTATCGCAATCGCGATATTGTCGAAACCCTGAGCCTGGACGCCTTGGGTGAGTACTTGGGTAAACGGGCTCGCAAGGGAAAAATCCTGTCGGTCAAAGTCAAGCAACCCCAGCTTTTGTCCGTCTAA
- a CDS encoding DNA topoisomerase IV subunit B, producing MATPRYDEGSIRVLKGLEPVKQRPGMYTRTDNPLHIVQEVIDNAADEALAGFGTSIKVTLHTDGSVSVEDDGRGIPVGLHPEEHAPVVELVFTRLHAGGKFDKKSAGAYAFSGGLHGVGVSVTNALSTRLEVRVWRGGATHELIFADGAVHTSLQELDPVSRKKTGTRVRVWPDPKYFDSAALPLAELIHALRSKAVLLNGIKVTLTIEKTGETREWQYQEGLRGYLEEALGDTEKIIPLFEGKQYAADDDESYAAGEGAQWVIAWTLDGPVVRESYVNLIATTAGGTHEAGLRDGLFNAVKSFAELHSLIPKGVKLLAEDVFARASFVLSAKVLDPQFQGQIKEKLNSRDAVRLVGGFVKNALDLWLNANVEYGKKLADAAIRQAQARARSSKKVEKRKSSGVAVLPGKLTDCESDDVSRTELFLVEGDSAGGSAKMGRDKEFQAILPLRGKVLNSWEVDRDRLFANNEIHDISVAIGVDPHGPNDAPDLSGLRYGRICILSDADVDGSHIQVLLLTLFFRHFPKLIDAGNVYIARPPLFRVDVPAAGKRPARKVYCLDQGELDVVQDKLRKEGVREGSWSISRFKGLGEMSAEQLWDTTMNPDTRRLMPVACGELGTAGTTDMFDMLMGKGESAQRRIWLEEKGNLAEIDV from the coding sequence TTGGCTACACCACGCTACGACGAAGGATCCATCCGGGTATTGAAGGGGCTTGAGCCCGTCAAGCAAAGGCCTGGCATGTACACCCGTACCGACAATCCCCTGCATATTGTGCAAGAGGTCATCGACAATGCCGCCGACGAGGCGCTGGCCGGTTTTGGCACCTCCATCAAGGTCACCTTGCATACCGACGGCAGCGTATCGGTCGAAGACGATGGGCGTGGCATCCCGGTGGGCTTGCATCCTGAAGAGCATGCCCCAGTGGTCGAACTGGTCTTCACGCGCTTGCATGCCGGTGGCAAGTTCGACAAAAAATCAGCCGGTGCTTACGCTTTTTCGGGCGGGCTGCACGGGGTGGGCGTGTCCGTTACCAACGCGCTGTCGACAAGGCTCGAAGTGCGGGTCTGGCGTGGTGGCGCCACGCATGAACTGATTTTCGCTGATGGCGCGGTGCATACCTCCTTGCAAGAACTCGACCCGGTCAGCCGGAAAAAAACAGGAACGCGCGTGCGGGTCTGGCCTGATCCAAAATATTTCGATTCCGCCGCGCTTCCCCTTGCCGAGCTGATACATGCCTTGCGCAGCAAGGCAGTGCTGCTGAACGGCATCAAGGTGACGTTGACCATAGAAAAAACGGGTGAAACGCGCGAATGGCAATATCAGGAAGGCTTGCGCGGCTACCTTGAAGAAGCCTTGGGCGATACCGAGAAAATCATTCCCCTGTTCGAAGGCAAACAGTACGCTGCCGACGATGACGAATCTTATGCTGCGGGCGAGGGCGCACAGTGGGTGATCGCCTGGACTCTGGACGGCCCTGTGGTGCGCGAGTCCTATGTCAATCTGATCGCCACGACTGCAGGCGGCACCCATGAAGCCGGGCTGCGCGACGGCCTGTTCAATGCCGTCAAGTCCTTTGCCGAGCTGCATAGCCTTATTCCCAAAGGGGTCAAGCTGCTTGCTGAAGACGTTTTCGCACGCGCCAGTTTCGTATTGTCAGCCAAGGTGCTCGACCCGCAGTTCCAGGGGCAGATCAAGGAAAAGCTCAATAGCAGGGATGCTGTCCGCCTGGTAGGCGGTTTTGTGAAAAACGCACTGGATCTTTGGCTTAATGCCAATGTGGAGTATGGCAAGAAGCTGGCTGATGCCGCCATACGGCAGGCGCAAGCCCGGGCTCGCTCATCCAAGAAAGTGGAAAAGCGCAAGAGTTCGGGGGTGGCCGTCCTGCCGGGTAAGCTTACCGACTGCGAGTCGGATGATGTTTCACGCACTGAATTGTTTTTGGTCGAAGGAGACTCGGCGGGCGGTTCGGCAAAAATGGGGCGCGACAAAGAATTCCAGGCGATCCTCCCCTTGCGCGGTAAAGTGCTGAATTCCTGGGAAGTCGATCGTGACCGGCTTTTCGCCAATAACGAGATTCATGATATCTCCGTGGCCATTGGGGTGGATCCGCACGGACCGAACGACGCCCCTGATCTTTCAGGCTTGCGTTATGGCCGTATTTGCATCTTGTCGGACGCCGATGTTGATGGCTCGCATATCCAGGTTTTGCTGCTTACCTTGTTTTTTCGGCATTTTCCCAAGCTGATCGACGCAGGCAATGTGTATATTGCACGTCCACCCTTGTTCCGTGTGGATGTGCCTGCCGCCGGCAAGCGACCGGCCCGCAAAGTGTATTGTCTGGACCAAGGCGAGCTGGACGTGGTCCAGGACAAGCTGCGCAAAGAAGGTGTGCGTGAAGGTTCCTGGAGCATCAGCCGCTTCAAAGGGTTGGGCGAAATGAGCGCCGAGCAGCTTTGGGACACCACCATGAATCCCGATACGCGGCGACTGATGCCTGTTGCCTGCGGCGAACTGGGCACGGCCGGCACCACTGACATGTTCGACATGTTGATGGGCAAGGGCGAGTCGGCGCAGCGCCGGATCTGGCTCGAAGAAAAAGGCAATCTGGCCGAGATCGACGTTTAA